CGGCAAGTTCTCGTCACGAATGGAGGCGAAGGACGGCTCCTTCGGCTTCGACTTCGCCGGCGAGTACACGAAGATCGTTCCGGGTCGCCTCCTCGAGTACTCGTTCGGGGATCGGAGCGCGGTCGTGGAGCTCGCGGAAGGCCCGGCCGGCGTTTCCGTCACCGTCACCTTCGACGGCGAGCCCACGCATTCGGAGGAGCAGCAGCGCGCCGGATGGCAGGCAATTCTGGACAACTTCGCGCGGCACGTGCAGGCGCGGACGACCTAGAGGGGGGCGAGGAGCGATCGTCGGCGAGCCGCCATCCTCGAACGAGCAAGACAACAACGTTCCATCGCGAGCTGTTCGCGAAGCTCGAACACCCGGCGGCAGCTCGGGCCGAGCTCGACCGCACGCGGTGCACACGCGCAAGGCGCGCGAGCGGCTAAGATGGCCGCTCCTACCCCGAGAGTCGAGGAGAGACCGATGACCTACGTCGACGGATTCGTGATCCCGGTACCGAAGAAGAACCTCGCGGCGTATCGCAAGGTCGCGCGCGCGGCGGGCAAGGTGTGGATGGAGTGCGGCGCGCTTTCCTACACCGAGGCCGTCGGCGACGACCTGAAGCCGAAGTACGGTGCGCGCTTTCCACCGATGACGAAGATGAAGACCGGCGAGACCGTGATCTTCTCCTTCATCGTCTACAAGTCGCGCAAGCACCGCGACAGCGTGAACGCGAAGGTCATGAAGGACCCGCGCATGGCGAAGCTGATGAAGCTGCCGATGCTCTTCGACGTCAAGCGCATGGCCTTCGGCGGGTTCAAGACGATCGTCGAGATGTAGCGCCATCGCCGGGGCGCGGGCCGGCGCCGCGCCGGGCTCCACGCCGCATGCGTGATCCTCGCGGACGGAGCCTCGCCGCCACCTTTCTTGGTCCTGTGTCCGGCGGGTGCTTCGCGCGAAACCGCAGGGTCCGCGGCCTTCGCCACGCCGCGATCGCCCTCGTCGTGGCGAAGGCGGTCCTGGAAATCGTGTGCCCGCCGACCGCCAAGGAAGACGCGCTGCGCGGCGGAACCCACCGCGACCGCTTCCTCCGGCGCTGGGTTCACGCGCGGCTCGGCGTCCGAGGCCTCGTCTTGGCGCTGGCCTTTTCGACCTTGGTGGTGGGTGGCCCGTGGGCATCTCTCCGCTCAGGCGTTGCCCTGCTCTTCCAGCGCTGCGAGAGAGGGATCCAGCGATGCACGCAACGGAAGGAGGCCTCGTTGCAGCGATCGGTGGGTGAGCTAGAGGACAACTCCGAGGACGAAAGCTGCGATGGGCAATACGAAGTCCAGCGGAGCCGCTGGCGACTTGGAGGTGGCGGCGACGAACGGGTTTCGTCCCCACCAGGGTGG
This genomic window from Holophagales bacterium contains:
- a CDS encoding DUF1428 domain-containing protein, producing the protein MTYVDGFVIPVPKKNLAAYRKVARAAGKVWMECGALSYTEAVGDDLKPKYGARFPPMTKMKTGETVIFSFIVYKSRKHRDSVNAKVMKDPRMAKLMKLPMLFDVKRMAFGGFKTIVEM
- a CDS encoding SRPBCC family protein, with protein sequence MKITVSTLVAAPLAEVWRAYTTPDDIKSWNAASPDWHTTAATVDLRVGGKFSSRMEAKDGSFGFDFAGEYTKIVPGRLLEYSFGDRSAVVELAEGPAGVSVTVTFDGEPTHSEEQQRAGWQAILDNFARHVQARTT